In a genomic window of Nesterenkonia halotolerans:
- a CDS encoding flagellar hook assembly protein FlgD, protein MPITPIDAAQQSRSAPIEAESIDAARRAGTDPSQAPRELKQTMDGEVFLKLLVTQLTNQDPSSPMDTNDMIAQTTQLASMEQLSALAQSQQSALGVGQRTAAAALIGQIVTTAPTPADPAVTGVVTSVTFGDGEPHLLIDGTAHPYSSIAAVAAAGAKD, encoded by the coding sequence ATGCCGATCACGCCCATAGACGCCGCTCAACAGAGCCGCTCGGCCCCGATCGAGGCCGAGTCGATCGACGCCGCCCGCCGCGCCGGCACTGATCCGAGCCAGGCGCCGCGTGAGCTCAAGCAGACCATGGACGGGGAGGTCTTCCTGAAGCTGCTGGTCACCCAGCTGACGAATCAGGATCCCAGCTCGCCCATGGACACCAACGACATGATCGCGCAGACCACGCAGCTGGCCTCCATGGAGCAGCTCTCCGCGCTGGCCCAGTCACAGCAGAGCGCGCTCGGAGTGGGGCAGCGCACGGCGGCCGCTGCGCTCATCGGGCAGATCGTGACCACGGCCCCGACTCCCGCTGATCCCGCGGTCACCGGCGTCGTCACCTCGGTGACCTTCGGTGACGGCGAGCCCCATCTGCTCATCGACGGCACCGCCCACCCGTACTCCAGCATCGCCGCCGTGGCCGCCGCGGGGGCGAAGGACTGA
- a CDS encoding flagellar hook-length control protein FliK: protein MTGPMNLISAPARELTPAARRSGSEAGRSSVEAAPLHAFAQVLDTVRQDPQHLQPPTGSADTGAEAGSETSVPNEATVPRPTGLPGFSAAAWSAGAEVASPTAQQTSSAAAVIDLDLVRGVAASSESPITEMSGAEVTETAGPETTGTDEVDTGAKQVTRHPVMPDQPDTTSQPDTTAQPGDPARPGGEVPAPGPGQNLGSNDQVVPDQTPAAPPAVDTTGADVSAEQLADQKMQPVSAAHQAVFLAAPQSAENSPIAANTRLHHGAAASTSATQVPLQQTQERAAVQAPAPTGDVEGSAAGSVLSPTLHPLDVITSTDQTPGAGLTAGVTGEAPLAPAAGTTTPAPPLASVSTGQSGGVQPTASPTPAAAAQPPVPAAPPLQAQLTGPIAQLATGPAGEKVLTVNIAPENLGPITVRANFSADAMRIELFAPQDTGREALRGMLTELRRDLAGLGLGSSQVSLGEGEPPSSSPGQPRGDAQFGERSRDPAAGQQPPEDSGARDQQRDSIAEQLPDQSAGGAAVSRLVGSALLPEAPRAAGLDLLA, encoded by the coding sequence ATGACCGGACCGATGAATCTGATCTCCGCACCTGCACGGGAACTCACGCCCGCCGCACGCCGGTCCGGCTCGGAGGCCGGTCGATCCTCGGTCGAGGCGGCACCACTGCACGCCTTCGCGCAGGTGCTCGATACGGTCCGACAGGACCCTCAGCATCTGCAGCCCCCGACCGGCAGCGCAGACACCGGTGCCGAAGCAGGTTCGGAGACCTCCGTCCCGAACGAGGCGACCGTTCCGCGCCCGACCGGCCTCCCGGGCTTCTCCGCAGCAGCTTGGAGCGCAGGCGCCGAGGTCGCCAGCCCGACGGCGCAACAGACAAGCTCCGCCGCTGCGGTCATCGACCTGGACCTCGTCCGAGGGGTGGCCGCCAGTTCCGAATCGCCGATCACCGAGATGTCCGGCGCCGAGGTGACTGAAACTGCCGGGCCGGAGACCACAGGCACCGACGAGGTCGACACGGGCGCGAAGCAGGTCACCCGCCATCCCGTCATGCCCGACCAGCCAGACACCACCTCCCAGCCAGACACCACCGCCCAGCCAGGCGACCCCGCCCGACCAGGCGGTGAGGTGCCGGCACCCGGCCCGGGGCAGAACCTCGGGTCGAATGATCAGGTGGTGCCGGATCAGACGCCTGCGGCACCCCCAGCGGTGGACACCACTGGGGCCGACGTCTCAGCGGAGCAGCTCGCGGACCAGAAGATGCAACCCGTCTCCGCGGCTCATCAAGCCGTGTTCCTCGCTGCCCCGCAATCGGCTGAGAACTCCCCGATCGCGGCGAACACTCGGCTTCACCACGGTGCTGCGGCTTCGACCTCGGCGACCCAGGTTCCACTTCAGCAGACCCAGGAGAGGGCTGCGGTCCAGGCCCCGGCGCCCACCGGCGACGTGGAGGGCAGTGCGGCGGGTTCAGTGCTCTCGCCGACCCTGCATCCTTTGGATGTCATCACGTCAACTGATCAGACTCCTGGCGCAGGGCTGACAGCCGGAGTCACTGGTGAGGCGCCACTCGCTCCGGCAGCCGGCACCACGACTCCTGCTCCGCCTCTGGCGTCGGTGTCCACGGGACAGTCCGGAGGTGTCCAACCGACAGCGTCTCCGACACCTGCGGCGGCAGCGCAGCCACCCGTGCCCGCTGCGCCGCCGCTGCAGGCGCAGCTCACAGGTCCGATCGCCCAGCTGGCGACCGGTCCGGCGGGGGAGAAGGTGCTGACGGTGAACATCGCCCCGGAGAACCTCGGTCCGATCACGGTGCGCGCCAATTTCAGCGCAGACGCGATGCGGATCGAACTGTTCGCACCCCAGGACACTGGCCGCGAGGCGCTGCGCGGGATGCTCACCGAGCTGCGTCGCGATCTCGCCGGGCTCGGTCTGGGGTCAAGCCAGGTCAGTCTCGGGGAGGGTGAGCCGCCGTCGTCCTCCCCGGGCCAGCCACGTGGGGACGCGCAGTTCGGTGAACGGTCACGGGACCCCGCTGCGGGTCAGCAGCCGCCCGAGGACTCGGGGGCGCGAGACCAGCAGCGTGACTCGATCGCCGAGCAGCTCCCAGACCAGTCCGCCGGGGGAGCGGCGGTCTCTCGGCTGGTGGGTTCCGCACTGCTGCCCGAAGCACCGCGCGCAGCGGGGCTTGACCTGCTGGCCTGA
- a CDS encoding C40 family peptidase → MSFTDVIGRVGQIESRIAQVSGAQRQTSTASAAAASASQSGALQSVLADQTSTGGTDFSAVMRSLTGTSTGSGAGSGAASASGAAGSAGASASAGASGSSSANGAAAASTSRTEGSARSAPGSGSGSGSRSGGVDGGDVVAQAKKYLGIPYVWGGTDPDVGLDCSGLVQLVFKDLGVKVPRVTYDQLKTGTEIPTLAEARPGDLIVTRNGDHIGIYAGDNKILHAPRPGKNVEIREMFEGDADILTIRRVVDAPGSSSASRSDGEIAAAQRSQFEASQSSRSGANS, encoded by the coding sequence ATGAGCTTCACCGACGTCATCGGCAGAGTCGGGCAGATCGAGAGCAGGATCGCCCAGGTCTCCGGTGCCCAGCGCCAGACCAGCACGGCGTCCGCTGCCGCGGCGTCTGCCTCCCAGAGCGGAGCCCTGCAGAGTGTCCTGGCAGATCAGACCAGCACCGGCGGTACCGACTTCAGCGCCGTGATGCGCAGCCTCACGGGAACCTCCACCGGATCCGGCGCAGGTTCGGGCGCGGCTTCGGCATCGGGCGCGGCGGGCTCCGCGGGTGCATCTGCCTCAGCCGGCGCCTCCGGCTCCTCCTCGGCGAACGGTGCCGCTGCTGCCTCGACGTCGCGGACCGAGGGATCTGCGAGGTCTGCGCCGGGGTCTGGCTCGGGCTCTGGTTCCCGGTCTGGTGGAGTGGACGGCGGCGACGTCGTCGCGCAGGCGAAGAAGTATCTGGGGATTCCCTATGTGTGGGGTGGCACTGATCCCGATGTGGGCCTGGACTGCTCCGGTCTCGTGCAGCTGGTGTTCAAGGACCTCGGCGTGAAGGTGCCGCGCGTGACCTACGACCAGCTGAAGACGGGCACCGAGATTCCGACACTGGCAGAGGCCCGACCAGGGGACCTGATCGTCACCCGCAACGGGGATCACATCGGGATCTATGCGGGAGACAACAAGATCCTGCACGCCCCCCGACCTGGAAAGAACGTGGAGATCCGGGAGATGTTCGAGGGTGACGCCGACATCCTCACCATCCGACGAGTCGTGGACGCGCCGGGGAGCTCCTCCGCGAGCCGAAGCGACGGCGAGATCGCCGCTGCCCAGCGCTCACAGTTCGAGGCCTCGCAGAGCAGCAGGTCGGGAGCGAACTCATGA